In Miscanthus floridulus cultivar M001 unplaced genomic scaffold, ASM1932011v1 os_2732_2_3, whole genome shotgun sequence, a single window of DNA contains:
- the LOC136535377 gene encoding UDP-arabinopyranose mutase 3: MASASHAPTPLLKDELDIVIPTIRNLDFLEMWRPFFQPYHLIIVQDGDPSKTIRVPEGFDYELYNRNDIDRMLGPKASCISFKDSACRCFGYMVSKKKYIYTIDDDCFVAKDPSGKDINALEQHIKNLLSPSTPFFFNTLYDPYRVGADFVRGYPFSLREGVPTAVSHGLWLNIPDYDAPTQLVKPLERNTRYVDAILTIPKGTLFPMCGMNLAFDRELIGPAMYFGLMGDGQPIGRYDDMWAGWCTKVITDHLGLGVKTGLPYIWHSKASNPFVNLKKEYNGIFWQEELIPFFQSVSLPKEATTVQKCYLELAKQVRAKLGKVDGYFNKLADSMVTWIEAWDELNPPKGGVPTVNGPPPKK; encoded by the exons ATGGCGTCCGCCTCGCACGCGCCGACGCCGCTGCTCAAGGACGAGCTGGATATCGTCATCCCGACGATCCGCAACCTCGACTTCCTGGAGATGTGGCGGCCCTTCTTCCAGCCCTACCACCTCATCATCGTGCAGGATGGCGACCCCAGCAAGACCATCCGCGTCCCCGAGGGCTTCGACTACGAGCTCTATAACCGCAACGACATCGACCGCATGCTGGGTCCCAAGGCCTCCTGCATCTCCTTCAAGGACTCCGCCTGCCGCTGCTTCGGCTACATGGTCTCCAAGAAGAAGTACATCTACACCATCGACGACGACTGCTTC GTTGCCAAGGATCCATCAGGGAAGGACATCAATGCACTTGAGCAGCACATCAAAAACCTCCTGAGCCCTTCTACTCCATTTTTCTTCAATACTTTGTATGACCCTTACCGTGTTGGCGCCGATTTTGTTCGTGGGTACCCCTTCAGCCTTCGTGAGGGTGTCCCAACTGCTGTTTCTCACGGGCTTTGGCTCAACATTCCAGACTATGATGCCCCTACCCAGCTTGTTAAGCCCCTTGAGAGAAACACCAG GTATGTGGATGCTATTCTTACAATCCCGAAGGGCACTCTCTTCCCTATGTGTGGAATGAACCTTGCATTTGACCGTGAGCTCATTGGTCCTGCAATGTACTTTGGTCTTATGGGTGATGGCCAGCCTATTGGTCGCTACGATGATATGTGGGCAGGATGGTGCACAAAG GTGATTACGGATCATCTGGGCCTGGGTGTGAAGACTGGCCTACCCTACATCTGGCACAGCAAAGCAAGCAACCCGTTTGTGAACCTGAAGAAGGAATACAACGGCATCTTCTGGCAAGAAGAGCTGATCCCGTTCTTCCAGTCAGTCTCCCTTCCAAAGGAGGCCACCACGGTCCAAAAGTGCTACCTCGAGTTGGCCAAGCAGGTGAGGGCAAAGCTCGGTAAGGTGGATGGCTACTTCAACAAGCTTGCCGACTCCATGGTCACGTGGATTGAGGCCTGGGACGAACTGAACCCCCCCAAAGGTGGAGTCCCCACAGTAAATGGCCCTCCTCCTAAGAAGTAA